A window from Aliamphritea hakodatensis encodes these proteins:
- a CDS encoding amidohydrolase family protein has protein sequence MNNQQYLIDSHHHLWQLDGHIRYPWLSDQVIDDFFLGDYVSIRQTFLPTHLQQLIPSGYRLLGSIHCEAEADRQQSCDETAWIDAIQINNRLPCAHIGWAPFGKDHCANWLDRQMQSSLFRGVRVKPLTAKTAEEYDRVKGCTNTLQDPGWCSGLALLEERDLSWDLRVPAWHLADAAKTLKKTPGLRVILNHCGLPWERSQSGLANWRQQMEILASNLNVCVKLSELGVPGTPWNTQQNFELLCQTISIFGTKRCLFASNMPVSGLQVSYADWLALVEQAIRAVDPTARDDILWRNALHWYRLDTSLTDTSLFKAN, from the coding sequence ATGAACAACCAACAATATTTAATCGACAGTCACCACCATCTTTGGCAACTTGATGGACATATACGCTATCCGTGGTTAAGCGATCAGGTCATCGATGATTTTTTTCTGGGTGATTATGTTTCCATTCGCCAGACGTTTCTCCCTACACACTTACAACAACTAATTCCCTCGGGCTACCGTTTACTCGGAAGCATTCACTGTGAAGCGGAAGCTGACCGGCAACAAAGCTGCGATGAAACAGCCTGGATTGATGCAATACAAATCAACAACAGATTACCCTGCGCACACATTGGCTGGGCACCGTTCGGTAAAGACCATTGTGCCAACTGGCTGGATCGGCAGATGCAATCGTCACTTTTTCGTGGGGTCAGAGTTAAACCGCTCACTGCAAAAACAGCAGAAGAATATGACCGGGTTAAAGGGTGTACCAACACCTTGCAGGACCCCGGCTGGTGCAGCGGCCTGGCATTACTTGAAGAACGTGACCTGTCCTGGGATCTTCGGGTGCCAGCCTGGCATCTAGCGGATGCGGCCAAAACCCTGAAAAAAACCCCCGGATTACGGGTAATACTTAACCACTGTGGCCTGCCCTGGGAACGTTCACAATCAGGCCTTGCCAACTGGCGACAACAGATGGAGATACTGGCCAGCAACCTAAACGTCTGCGTCAAACTCTCTGAGTTAGGGGTACCCGGGACTCCCTGGAATACCCAACAAAATTTTGAACTGCTCTGCCAGACTATCAGCATTTTTGGTACAAAACGCTGCCTTTTTGCCAGTAATATGCCTGTATCAGGGCTACAAGTCAGTTATGCAGATTGGTTAGCACTGGTCGAACAAGCAATACGGGCGGTTGACCCAACAGCACGCGACGATATTCTCTGGCGAAATGCTTTACACTGGTATCGGCTTGACACAAGTCTGACTGACACATCTCTGTTCAAGGCAAACTAA
- a CDS encoding YncE family protein — protein sequence MRNNELLLLNQKCAHTLSFYDLASGKAVKHIRLPDFPHEMVVDSNNRFAYVAHYGIESIHHSGNQGGCSVFVIDLITGEHVRTLNTWPFYRIHGLAMDNQDRLYAMSEGHSTLLIFDDPENTDEADRAVPSGGYKTHLFALSRDGETAFGINLLSHTVTLIKPQDPTFTPVSVNPGRKPEGNRFSADEKTLFVANRTDNSIVAIDVETLQITHIAPTGEDPTRIYLDPCNRLIVTNYGENSLALFDQQLASLGSIELEYRPVALAFHPDGKHAFVTFVGDKLGVLNLDRQQIIRYFNTLDTPDVVTFLPPI from the coding sequence ATGCGAAACAATGAACTGTTACTGCTCAACCAGAAATGTGCTCATACATTAAGTTTTTACGACCTTGCAAGTGGTAAAGCAGTTAAACATATCCGGTTACCAGATTTTCCCCATGAGATGGTTGTGGATTCTAACAACCGTTTTGCGTACGTCGCTCATTACGGTATAGAAAGCATACACCATTCAGGAAATCAGGGAGGTTGCTCGGTATTTGTGATTGATCTTATAACAGGTGAACATGTCCGTACCCTCAACACCTGGCCTTTCTACCGTATTCACGGGCTGGCCATGGACAACCAGGACCGCCTCTACGCCATGAGTGAAGGCCACAGTACCCTGCTGATCTTTGATGACCCGGAAAATACTGATGAGGCGGACCGCGCCGTGCCATCAGGTGGTTACAAAACACATTTATTTGCTCTGAGCCGTGATGGCGAAACTGCTTTTGGTATTAACCTCCTAAGCCATACAGTGACACTGATCAAACCTCAGGACCCAACTTTTACGCCGGTCTCGGTTAATCCAGGCCGTAAACCTGAAGGCAATCGTTTCTCTGCTGATGAAAAAACATTATTTGTTGCCAACCGTACCGATAACAGCATTGTAGCGATCGACGTTGAAACGTTACAGATAACCCATATAGCACCAACTGGCGAAGATCCGACCCGTATCTATCTCGATCCATGTAACCGCCTGATCGTCACTAATTATGGTGAAAATTCCCTAGCATTATTTGATCAGCAGCTCGCATCACTCGGTTCAATAGAACTGGAATACCGTCCCGTCGCTTTAGCCTTCCATCCGGATGGAAAACACGCTTTTGTCACATTTGTGGGAGATAAGCTGGGCGTACTTAATCTGGATCGTCAACAAATTATTCGCTATTTCAATACCCTTGATACACCTGACGTTGTGACTTTTCTCCCGCCAATTTAA
- a CDS encoding LacI family DNA-binding transcriptional regulator — protein MGEAKKKKLVKLDDVAQLAGVSQMTVSKVLRGTGRISEKTRTRVHAAADELGYVKNFLAGSLRSQTSSFVGVIIPSASNAIFAEILSGINEQLRPHGLNTLIGESLFDGKIEEELIKTMLSIQPAGLIICGGLKHTESSIKLLNLRHCPSVQLWSPDKGFGDTNIGPSHIEAGKLMARHFLKRGFNHIGYVGAELEKDLCAEIRHSAFTDTLQKAGKTIVEAIDPNMSRQAESGRELTRQLITQHPKTDAIFYLNDAMAIGGITWLYEQGISVPEQVAVAGFNGTSVRHSIRTQITTIDVPRHEIGTAAGNAIINLAAGKETPGAILSPISFIQGNTT, from the coding sequence ATGGGCGAAGCAAAGAAGAAAAAACTGGTCAAACTTGACGATGTTGCACAGTTGGCCGGTGTCAGTCAGATGACCGTATCAAAAGTCTTACGTGGTACCGGCAGAATATCGGAAAAAACCCGCACACGGGTCCATGCTGCTGCAGACGAGTTAGGGTATGTAAAAAACTTTCTGGCGGGATCACTCAGATCGCAAACAAGCTCATTTGTCGGTGTAATCATTCCTTCAGCCAGCAACGCAATTTTTGCCGAAATACTGAGTGGTATCAATGAACAGCTACGGCCTCATGGCCTGAACACCTTGATCGGTGAATCCTTATTTGACGGAAAGATCGAAGAAGAACTGATTAAAACCATGCTATCTATCCAACCGGCAGGTCTCATTATCTGCGGCGGACTGAAACATACAGAAAGCAGCATCAAATTACTGAATTTAAGACACTGCCCATCAGTCCAGCTCTGGAGTCCGGACAAAGGGTTCGGTGATACTAATATTGGCCCTTCTCACATTGAAGCTGGAAAATTGATGGCCCGGCATTTTTTAAAACGGGGCTTTAATCACATTGGCTATGTTGGTGCAGAACTGGAAAAAGACCTATGTGCTGAAATCCGCCACTCGGCCTTTACAGACACTTTACAAAAGGCCGGTAAAACAATCGTCGAAGCAATTGACCCGAATATGTCTCGACAGGCTGAATCCGGCCGAGAACTGACTCGGCAACTGATCACACAACATCCAAAGACGGATGCAATTTTCTACCTCAATGACGCGATGGCTATAGGCGGTATTACGTGGTTATACGAGCAGGGAATTTCAGTACCGGAACAAGTAGCTGTTGCAGGCTTTAACGGTACCTCTGTCAGACACAGTATCCGTACTCAGATCACTACGATTGATGTGCCACGCCATGAAATAGGGACTGCTGCCGGAAACGCGATTATCAACCTTGCTGCAGGTAAAGAAACCCCGGGCGCCATACTTTCGCCCATTAGTTTTATACAGGGCAACACCACTTAA
- a CDS encoding TRAP transporter small permease: MDGLAKKLWDIIDIVLACLMAAMLILVFINVVMRYGFSSGLRPAVELSRLGFVWIVMLGTVTVLQRGEHLAISEISEHLMPRAIPVLRRIIWLVILVCVAMLFWGSLNQTLANWNNISQLTGLPKGLFYFSGALSGLLMFSVAVSRLVIPAKWNSL; the protein is encoded by the coding sequence ATGGACGGACTTGCTAAAAAACTCTGGGATATCATTGATATAGTTCTGGCTTGCCTAATGGCAGCGATGCTCATTCTGGTCTTTATCAATGTTGTTATGCGCTATGGTTTTTCATCGGGATTGCGTCCGGCAGTTGAGCTTTCACGGCTTGGTTTTGTTTGGATCGTTATGCTCGGTACTGTCACAGTACTACAGCGTGGTGAGCATCTAGCTATTAGTGAAATTTCTGAGCATTTAATGCCACGTGCGATTCCGGTTTTACGTCGGATAATCTGGCTGGTTATTCTTGTTTGTGTCGCCATGTTGTTTTGGGGCTCGCTCAATCAGACACTGGCTAACTGGAATAATATTTCACAACTAACGGGATTACCTAAAGGGCTATTCTATTTTTCTGGTGCGTTATCAGGATTACTGATGTTTTCAGTGGCTGTCAGTCGATTGGTGATACCGGCTAAGTGGAATTCATTATGA
- a CDS encoding TRAP transporter large permease subunit, with the protein MTLVLFLGVLIGAILIGIPVAFSLLLSAITLMLYLDLFSADILAQALINGVDSFPLLAIPFFLVAGEVMASGGLARRIVQLASSMFGHHKGGLGFVVIFTSVLLAGLSGSAVADAAALASMLFPMMAKANYPRGRSVGLLAAGGIIAPVIPPSLPLILIGVAGNISIAKLFIGGIVPGLMMGATLVVVWKLLVRNEDLEVMAKASAKERLSALYDGGWALLLPVIIIGGIRFGVFTPTEAAVVAAVYAIFVSTVIYREMTWSIFFKILVSAARSTAMVMFLVGCAMVAAWLITVAQLPQQLASSLSSLIDSPRLLMAMIMLIVFAVGMVMDLSPSVLILAPLFMPVIKLAGIDPVYFGLLFIINASIGLITPPVGNVLNVVCGVSRTPMSMAVKGIWPFVLAYLMLLSLFVVFPSIIIVPMKLLIG; encoded by the coding sequence ATGACTCTGGTGCTGTTTCTAGGTGTGCTTATTGGTGCTATTTTGATTGGTATTCCGGTAGCGTTTTCGTTATTACTCAGCGCGATCACTCTGATGCTGTATCTGGACCTTTTCAGTGCAGATATTCTGGCTCAGGCGCTGATTAATGGTGTTGACAGCTTTCCTTTACTTGCGATTCCTTTTTTTCTTGTTGCCGGGGAAGTGATGGCATCTGGAGGCCTGGCCAGGCGAATTGTACAGCTTGCGTCCAGCATGTTCGGGCACCACAAAGGCGGGCTCGGCTTTGTCGTTATTTTTACTTCGGTATTGCTGGCCGGTTTGTCCGGTTCAGCTGTGGCTGACGCGGCAGCACTTGCAAGCATGCTGTTTCCTATGATGGCTAAGGCTAACTATCCCCGGGGTCGTTCAGTAGGGTTGCTCGCTGCAGGAGGCATAATTGCGCCTGTTATACCGCCTTCTTTACCGCTTATTCTGATTGGCGTTGCCGGCAATATCTCTATTGCGAAATTATTCATTGGTGGCATCGTTCCGGGCCTTATGATGGGAGCGACACTGGTAGTTGTCTGGAAATTGCTGGTGCGTAACGAAGACCTGGAAGTGATGGCTAAAGCTTCGGCCAAAGAGCGCTTATCTGCACTTTATGACGGGGGGTGGGCGTTATTATTGCCGGTTATTATTATTGGCGGTATTCGTTTTGGGGTTTTTACTCCTACAGAAGCGGCTGTGGTCGCCGCCGTGTATGCAATTTTTGTATCAACTGTGATTTATCGTGAAATGACCTGGTCTATTTTTTTTAAGATTCTGGTTTCCGCAGCACGTTCTACCGCGATGGTAATGTTTTTAGTCGGCTGTGCCATGGTGGCTGCCTGGCTTATTACGGTTGCTCAACTGCCCCAGCAATTGGCTTCAAGCCTAAGTTCTCTGATTGATTCTCCACGGCTGCTTATGGCGATGATTATGCTGATTGTGTTTGCTGTGGGTATGGTGATGGATCTTAGTCCTTCGGTTCTGATTCTTGCACCTCTGTTCATGCCTGTTATCAAGTTGGCGGGCATTGATCCTGTTTATTTCGGACTGTTATTTATTATTAATGCTTCAATCGGTTTGATTACCCCGCCGGTTGGCAATGTCCTGAACGTTGTGTGCGGCGTATCGCGTACACCTATGAGCATGGCGGTCAAAGGCATCTGGCCCTTTGTCCTTGCTTATTTGATGCTGTTATCACTGTTCGTTGTGTTTCCAAGCATCATTATTGTTCCAATGAAATTGCTCATTGGATAA
- a CDS encoding DctP family TRAP transporter solute-binding subunit gives MKTLLKIICAASALTFFVASAQAEIRLKFGHPAPDTDLSHKMALMFAKDVKEGTNGSIVIDVYPNGQLGSDSQLIDGVRSGIIDFELSGLNNFTGMIPQAGAFTLPFMFPDRTTAYKVFDGKVGQSVLDSLQTFGMKGLGFAENGYRNISNNRGPVRVPADLAGLQMRVNNSQALNDLFQALKANPQQIPVSELYTALETGVVDAQDHPISVVEAFKFFEVQKYLSLSQHAYSALTLVMNASRFNSLTEKEQSVILSAADKAISFQRSASQTAEEDKIKYLESEGMVVNRDVDRAAFQKAAKPVWDRFIATNGDALINDILAASE, from the coding sequence ATGAAAACGCTATTAAAAATAATCTGCGCAGCCTCTGCCTTAACCTTCTTTGTGGCTTCTGCTCAGGCTGAGATCCGCTTGAAATTTGGTCATCCGGCTCCCGACACAGATTTGTCGCATAAAATGGCTCTGATGTTTGCAAAGGATGTTAAGGAAGGGACAAATGGTTCTATTGTCATCGACGTATATCCGAATGGTCAATTGGGCTCTGACAGTCAGTTGATAGACGGCGTTCGTTCAGGAATTATTGATTTTGAGCTCTCAGGTCTGAATAACTTTACCGGTATGATCCCGCAAGCGGGTGCATTTACATTGCCATTTATGTTTCCTGACCGCACCACTGCTTACAAAGTTTTCGACGGAAAAGTTGGTCAGAGTGTTTTAGACAGTTTACAGACGTTTGGTATGAAAGGGCTTGGGTTTGCTGAAAACGGTTACCGTAATATTTCAAATAATCGAGGGCCGGTACGTGTACCTGCTGATTTGGCAGGTTTACAAATGCGAGTTAATAATTCCCAGGCGCTAAATGATCTGTTCCAGGCTTTAAAGGCCAACCCGCAACAGATTCCTGTCTCGGAGTTATACACTGCGTTGGAAACTGGTGTTGTTGATGCACAGGATCACCCTATTTCAGTTGTGGAAGCATTCAAGTTTTTTGAAGTACAAAAATATCTGAGCCTTTCGCAGCATGCTTATTCCGCTCTGACACTGGTTATGAATGCCAGCCGTTTTAACAGTCTGACTGAGAAGGAGCAATCGGTCATTCTGTCTGCTGCTGACAAAGCGATATCTTTTCAGCGCTCAGCGAGTCAGACAGCAGAAGAAGACAAAATTAAGTATCTGGAAAGTGAAGGGATGGTTGTGAACCGGGATGTTGACCGTGCAGCATTCCAGAAGGCTGCGAAGCCTGTTTGGGACCGCTTTATCGCAACCAATGGCGATGCTCTGATAAACGATATACTTGCCGCTTCTGAATAA
- a CDS encoding 4-hydroxythreonine-4-phosphate dehydrogenase PdxA codes for MLLGGGSVIQVLDLCLDAVIGRDIDAICFAPLNKQAMKLSGMPFEDELQYFADRLKVTNFYSEFNTLGHLWTSRVSSHIPAKDIVSYITKDRIKESARLIYQSLKSAGYALPRVAVAALNPHGGDGGVCGREELDIIGPAVNELNAEGLPVNGPFPADTIFIKARDGEYDAIVTMYHDQGQIAIKLLGFEKGVTVHGGLPVPITTPAHGTAYDITGQNKAKVSATEQAFYIACRMGENYRAQPVE; via the coding sequence GTGCTGCTGGGGGGGGGCTCGGTTATACAGGTACTGGACTTGTGTCTTGATGCGGTTATCGGCAGAGACATTGATGCTATTTGTTTTGCGCCGCTGAATAAGCAGGCAATGAAACTGTCAGGCATGCCGTTCGAGGATGAGCTGCAGTATTTTGCAGATCGCCTGAAAGTGACAAATTTTTATAGCGAATTTAATACGCTGGGGCATCTGTGGACCTCACGGGTTTCGTCTCATATACCGGCGAAGGATATCGTCAGTTATATAACTAAAGACAGGATTAAAGAATCCGCTCGGCTGATATACCAGTCGCTAAAATCCGCCGGCTATGCACTGCCCCGTGTCGCAGTGGCTGCTCTTAATCCGCACGGCGGTGATGGTGGGGTTTGCGGTCGGGAAGAGCTCGATATTATCGGGCCTGCAGTGAATGAGCTCAATGCTGAGGGGCTGCCGGTTAATGGTCCTTTTCCCGCCGATACTATTTTTATAAAAGCTCGCGATGGTGAATATGATGCCATTGTCACCATGTATCACGATCAGGGACAGATCGCGATTAAGCTGCTGGGTTTTGAAAAAGGGGTCACGGTGCATGGCGGTCTGCCGGTTCCCATTACTACCCCAGCTCATGGTACTGCATACGATATTACCGGTCAGAACAAAGCGAAAGTGAGCGCGACTGAACAGGCGTTTTATATTGCCTGCCGTATGGGAGAAAACTACAGGGCTCAGCCTGTTGAATAA
- a CDS encoding L-rhamnonate dehydratase has protein sequence MKITSVRARVFEWKGKTVTPQDHFCSNAMDQLWDNGDSMGAFRFHGWAVVEIETDDGVIGIGNVALAPRIAKAIIDQYLTPLVIGQDPFDYEYLWQRMYRSTLAWGRKGIGMAAISAIDIALWDLMGKATGRPVFKLLGGRTKEKIPCYASKLYRTDLSAMQQEAQMYMDQGFSAVKMRFGYGPKHGPQGIRENIRSVEAVREVIGDDTDLMLECYMGWSLEYARRILPKLERFEPRWLEEPVIADDVDGYAALNKLTDIPISGGEHEFTSYGFKQLLDRDAVSVIQYDTNRVGGITAAHKINALAEVYGVPVIPHAGQMHNYHLTMSTLASPMSEYFPVYDVEVGNELFYYIFEGDPEPVRGFIHLDESLPGLGLTISDKYIDQFNIIE, from the coding sequence ATGAAAATTACCAGTGTGCGGGCCCGGGTCTTTGAATGGAAGGGTAAGACTGTTACCCCACAGGATCATTTTTGCTCTAACGCGATGGATCAGTTGTGGGACAACGGTGATTCAATGGGGGCTTTTCGTTTTCATGGCTGGGCCGTCGTGGAAATTGAAACTGATGATGGTGTTATCGGTATCGGTAATGTAGCACTGGCACCACGTATCGCTAAGGCAATTATTGATCAGTATCTGACACCACTTGTGATCGGTCAGGACCCGTTTGATTACGAATATCTGTGGCAGAGAATGTATCGTTCAACCTTGGCCTGGGGGCGAAAGGGAATTGGCATGGCTGCGATTTCAGCGATTGATATTGCGCTCTGGGATCTGATGGGAAAAGCCACAGGTCGTCCGGTATTTAAGCTGCTAGGCGGTCGTACTAAAGAAAAAATTCCCTGTTACGCGTCCAAACTTTACCGTACTGATCTCTCAGCAATGCAGCAAGAAGCACAAATGTATATGGATCAGGGCTTCAGCGCAGTAAAGATGCGCTTTGGTTATGGCCCGAAACATGGCCCTCAGGGGATACGGGAAAACATTAGGAGCGTTGAAGCTGTCCGGGAAGTGATCGGTGACGATACTGACCTGATGCTAGAGTGCTATATGGGCTGGAGTCTGGAATACGCCAGACGGATTTTACCTAAGCTGGAACGTTTTGAACCACGCTGGCTTGAAGAACCGGTAATTGCTGATGACGTTGACGGCTATGCAGCACTGAACAAGCTGACCGATATACCAATTTCAGGCGGTGAACATGAGTTTACCAGTTACGGTTTCAAGCAATTGCTCGACAGAGACGCCGTTTCGGTCATTCAATATGATACCAACCGGGTCGGTGGTATTACTGCTGCACATAAGATAAATGCTCTGGCAGAAGTTTATGGCGTACCGGTAATCCCACATGCAGGTCAGATGCATAATTATCACCTGACTATGTCGACTCTGGCATCACCGATGTCGGAGTATTTCCCTGTTTATGATGTTGAGGTGGGGAATGAACTGTTTTACTACATCTTCGAAGGTGATCCTGAACCTGTAAGAGGTTTTATTCATCTGGATGAAAGCCTCCCCGGGCTGGGCCTGACCATCTCTGATAAATATATAGATCAGTTCAATATCATTGAGTAA
- the araD1 gene encoding AraD1 family protein, translating to MRLIQCIYRQQLRVACVESASSVRLVNGQGGTYALAIAAISNGNSLQQQVELQLSNDVLDYQRLIDEGLLCVPVSHPDPAYCLVSGTGLTHLGSADTRASMHSTLADETALTDSMKMFRMGLKSGKPATGETGAQPEWFYKGNGNIIVAPEDALPVPGFAKDAGEEPELVGIYLIGPNGQPFRLGFAIGNEFSDHVTERVNYLWLAHSKLRACSLGPELLLGDLPDYIEGESRIIRDGKVLWRKPFLTGEANMSHSIANLEAHHFKYAQFCRVGDLHVHYMGTATLSFADGIRTVSGDRFEIEASTFGRALRNRLSFEKDTAPVRVKQL from the coding sequence ATGCGTTTAATTCAGTGTATTTACCGGCAACAACTCCGTGTCGCCTGCGTTGAATCGGCAAGCAGTGTGCGCTTAGTTAATGGTCAAGGCGGTACCTATGCATTGGCGATAGCTGCTATCAGCAATGGGAACAGTTTACAGCAACAGGTTGAGCTTCAGCTGAGCAATGACGTCCTTGATTATCAACGATTGATTGATGAAGGTCTCCTGTGCGTACCGGTCAGTCATCCTGATCCTGCTTACTGTCTGGTTAGTGGTACCGGCCTGACTCATCTTGGAAGTGCTGATACCCGCGCATCGATGCACTCGACACTTGCTGATGAAACTGCTCTGACTGATTCAATGAAGATGTTCAGAATGGGGCTGAAGTCAGGTAAACCGGCCACGGGAGAAACAGGGGCTCAGCCAGAGTGGTTTTATAAAGGGAACGGCAACATCATTGTTGCACCTGAAGACGCGCTTCCTGTACCCGGGTTTGCAAAGGATGCTGGTGAAGAGCCCGAATTGGTTGGTATCTATCTTATTGGTCCCAATGGCCAGCCGTTCCGGTTGGGGTTCGCGATAGGCAATGAGTTTTCAGATCATGTGACTGAAAGGGTTAACTATCTGTGGCTTGCACACTCTAAGTTGCGGGCCTGTAGTTTAGGGCCTGAGCTGTTGCTGGGTGATCTGCCTGATTATATCGAAGGTGAAAGCCGCATCATTCGTGATGGCAAAGTGCTGTGGCGTAAACCGTTCCTGACGGGTGAGGCCAATATGTCGCACAGTATTGCAAATCTGGAAGCGCATCATTTTAAGTATGCTCAGTTTTGCCGTGTTGGGGATTTACATGTGCATTATATGGGAACTGCAACACTGAGTTTTGCTGATGGTATACGCACCGTTTCGGGGGACAGATTTGAAATTGAAGCGTCTACGTTTGGGCGTGCTTTACGTAACCGTCTTAGCTTTGAAAAAGATACAGCTCCAGTCAGAGTGAAACAATTGTAA
- a CDS encoding aldehyde dehydrogenase (NADP(+)), which yields MKITGKMLLGQSEQQGSYEKIYAINPVTGEQMAPVFRGGDQQQVEEACALADAAFDSYRCISAEQRAAFLEQIADNILALEDSLLERAMAETGLPRGRIEGERGRTIGQLRLFAGVVREGRGFFPRIDPALPERQPLPRSDLRQRHIPLGPVAVFGASNFPLAFSVAGGDTASALAAGAPVVVKAHSAHPGTSELVGRAIQLAVKQCQLHPGVFSLLYGSGTRVGTGLVNDARIKAVGFTGSRTGGTALMKAAFERPEPIPVYAEMSSANPVFLLPAALASDPVALATGFCGSLQAGAGQFCTNPGLVIAVDGQPLQQFIEECCALLSQSSSQTMLTSDIHQAYVRGVERMVQTVGVDVLSKGQCQTGPNQCQTVLLATSAETFFANKGLSEEVFGSCSLVVRCRDEEQMLKVAGELEGQLTTSVQCHDNEQEQLVSSLLKLCELKAGRVLFNGYPTGVEVCHAMVHGGPYPATSESRSTSVGTAAIQRFLRPVCYQDVPEKYLPVEIDSANTGELTRLVNGVLSCS from the coding sequence ATGAAAATTACAGGGAAGATGTTGTTGGGTCAGAGCGAGCAACAGGGGTCGTACGAAAAGATTTATGCTATCAACCCGGTTACAGGAGAGCAGATGGCTCCGGTTTTTCGCGGAGGCGATCAGCAGCAGGTTGAAGAAGCCTGTGCTCTGGCTGATGCTGCTTTTGATAGTTATCGTTGTATCAGTGCAGAGCAGCGTGCCGCCTTTCTAGAGCAGATCGCTGATAATATTCTTGCCTTGGAAGACAGTTTACTCGAGCGTGCGATGGCTGAAACAGGTCTGCCCCGGGGCCGTATTGAGGGCGAAAGAGGAAGAACTATAGGGCAGCTACGTTTATTTGCCGGTGTTGTGCGGGAGGGAAGAGGTTTTTTTCCGCGTATTGATCCTGCTCTTCCTGAACGGCAGCCGTTGCCACGAAGTGATTTGCGCCAGCGTCATATTCCGCTTGGGCCAGTTGCGGTATTTGGCGCCAGCAATTTTCCACTGGCTTTTTCTGTTGCCGGTGGTGATACAGCATCAGCACTGGCTGCCGGAGCGCCAGTGGTGGTTAAAGCCCATTCTGCTCATCCCGGTACTTCAGAACTGGTTGGCCGTGCTATCCAGCTTGCGGTCAAACAGTGTCAGTTGCATCCGGGAGTGTTCTCACTATTGTATGGTTCCGGTACAAGGGTTGGTACCGGGCTGGTTAATGATGCACGTATAAAAGCAGTTGGCTTTACCGGATCACGGACTGGCGGCACTGCTTTGATGAAAGCTGCTTTTGAACGTCCCGAACCAATTCCGGTTTATGCCGAGATGAGCAGTGCTAACCCGGTCTTTCTGTTGCCGGCAGCACTCGCTTCTGATCCGGTTGCGCTGGCTACAGGCTTTTGTGGTTCCCTTCAAGCAGGGGCCGGACAGTTTTGTACTAATCCCGGTTTAGTTATCGCTGTTGATGGTCAACCGTTACAACAGTTTATTGAAGAGTGCTGTGCTCTTCTATCGCAGAGTTCCAGTCAGACTATGCTGACCTCTGATATTCATCAGGCTTATGTCAGGGGGGTTGAACGTATGGTACAGACTGTCGGGGTTGATGTTTTGTCTAAAGGTCAGTGCCAGACAGGCCCAAATCAGTGTCAGACAGTACTTTTGGCAACCAGCGCTGAAACTTTTTTTGCTAATAAAGGCTTGAGTGAAGAGGTTTTTGGCAGTTGTTCCCTGGTGGTTCGGTGCCGGGATGAAGAGCAGATGTTAAAAGTTGCCGGAGAACTGGAAGGGCAACTGACAACTTCGGTTCAGTGTCATGATAACGAGCAGGAACAGCTGGTTAGTAGTTTGCTGAAACTTTGTGAACTTAAGGCGGGCAGGGTTCTGTTTAATGGTTATCCAACGGGAGTTGAAGTATGTCATGCGATGGTTCATGGGGGGCCGTATCCGGCGACTTCAGAAAGTCGCAGCACTTCAGTGGGGACTGCTGCTATTCAGCGTTTTCTGAGACCTGTTTGTTATCAGGATGTGCCTGAGAAGTATCTGCCTGTAGAAATTGATTCGGCTAATACAGGGGAACTGACACGGTTAGTAAACGGAGTTTTAAGCTGTTCGTAA